Sequence from the Pogoniulus pusillus isolate bPogPus1 chromosome 16, bPogPus1.pri, whole genome shotgun sequence genome:
tgaatgtctcctccctgggggtgttcaaggccaggctggatgaggccttgggcactCAAGTCTatttgagaggtgtccctccccatggtggggggggttggagcagatgatctctgagttcccttccaacctgagccattctgtgatgctatgactcGGTTCAGGCACAGCTTTGCTATTTCCTGCATGGCAGTGGAACACTCAATCACATTCTTTTCTCACATCCACAGTTTGAAAGCTCTGCATTCTTTCACATTTCAGGCTCAAACGTTCCCACAACTGAAGCTTATCATAAAAAGCATTCAGCTCTTGAAGCCCTCCCACCTCCAGTTGACCCAAAACACATCCCAGCTTTCACAAGCAGCCTCCTTCATCCAAAACAAATAACTTAGTCTGCTCACTGGAGATTTATTAGCTTAATGTGCTCATTTCACTGTTGGCCTTGGCAGGAATGTCCAGGTTTAGAATGAAAGATAGCAAAAGCTGACAAATCTTACATCCCAGTGTTGAAGAGTTCAAGTCAGTAACAGATGAAAAAGATAATTAGCCTACAGCTTGAGCATCACATGCTTAATTAGGAGCCCTGTTCCAATCAGACACATTTCCTCAGAGAGAGTAGTGGGatagcaatgtgtccttgtggacaagaaggcaaatggcatcccgGGGTGCATTatgaagagtgtgaccagcaggcaaagagaggctctcctgcccctctgctctgctctggtgaggcttcacctggagtactgggctgcccagttcaagagggacagggaaccaCTGGGGAAAGTCCAGCTGAAGCTACAAGAATGacgaagggactggagcatctaactcatgaggaaaggttgagagacctgggactatttagtctggagaagagaaagctgacaaGATCTGAAAGATGGTGTCAAGAAGGGCCCAGAGTCCTTTCAGGAGcatccagtggcaggacaaggattGATGGATacagactggagcccaggaggtttgacctcaacatgaagaaaaacttctttggtgtgagggtgctggaggcctgaagcaggctgcccggagaggttgtggagtctccttttatggagactttcaagacctgtctggatgtgttcctgtgtgacctgccctggataaccccgctctggcagggggattgaactcaatgatctctggaggtcccctccaaaccCTAACAGTCTGTGATTGGGTGATTCTGAAAGGACTCAGTGCTGCTTCATTCATCCAACCCACGAAAGACCTGTAGCAGTGTCCTAACGAGAGCACAGCCCAGTACCATGTATCTGGAAGCACTCAGGAGCCTTCAAACACAACCTTCcacacacagaatcattccATTTCCATCTTAAGTCACTACAACAAGCTGACTTCTGCTTGGTGACAGGGAGATGGcttcctcccctcttccactAACAGCCTGAAAACCACTCATGCAGAGTGCCAAAGAGAAGCAAACCCTTTCCATAGGCACAGGGGAAGTATCCTTAGGAAAGCAGCTGAGGGTTTTCAGATCTACAATTTTCTTCCCAATGGAATCCTTCCAAAGTGTCAAAGGAGGAAGAACTGAGCCAGCCCTTTGATTTGTAAGAATCTTTTCCACCTCCTTTTGGGTAGATGAACTGCCTTTGGAGTTTGCTGTTCAGAACATCCAACCAGGAGACTGTGTCCTGGTTAAAGCATGGAAGGAGGCACCATTGGTGGCAAGGTGGCGTGGACCACAGCAAGTGTTGTTAgccacagcaacagcagccgaggcagctgagcacaggTGGACTCATCACACTCAGGATCTCTGAGGCCCTGGAAAACTGGACTTCTGAGCTGGAGGAAAAGGGTGGGAGACTGCTTGCAAGGGCCTCCCTGCTTTTGATCCTCCACTAACTGATGGGCTGGTGCTGGCGGTCAGGCTGACTTTGCCTTCTCTTCTTGTGCATTCATTGGCCACACTGGGGGCAGAGAGCAACAGGACAGTTCAGACACATGCTGCCTGGCTTAAAGGAAGAGCTGACATCCCCTACCCATCTAGTCGAGGGCAAGCCTGGGTTGTTGCTCCCTGTGAGTGCCACcgagaagaacttcttgctgTGCTGTTGTTGGCTGCAGCCCAATAGGTGTTGAGTGGTGGAAATATATCCACTAGCAGACCCCCACATAAgatggttggggctgggtgccagtTGTTGTGGCCTATAATGCCTTTTGTTACAGTCATTAAAGCCACACCTTGTACACAGTGTTACCAACAGGTCAAAATTGGAAGGAATAGACACTGTAGCTTTGTATAAGACACCCAGGGTGCAATCAGAACCCCAAGGAGTGTACTGAATCAGGACAGACCTATTGGGTGGCCCAAAATCTGGCATAGGAGGCATCAATAGAGGTTAGGCATGACCAAAAGGGAAGCCTTGCATCTGCTTCAGTGAGCTACAGTGATGGGATCTTAGCAACAGCAGAGGGATTTCACCCGAGGGACAGCAACTGAAGGATCTGACAAAAGCCTTCcaagcatgtgtgtgtgtgaactgTTAGCTGGGATAAAGTGAGCTCAAGGAAGAGTTAGGAGAGGCATTAGCACTGCCTTCTGTGGGCAACAATTTATTTGCAGATCCAGCGGGAGAAGTGGCATTGAAGGCATCTTAAATGTCACTAACTGCTGGGTCCCTGGAGGCCTCCTGGTGAGAGGAGAATGGCCATGGAAAGGAACCAGCTCAGATCCTTGCCAAGTAAGGCAAGAGGAAGAGATGAAGTTAATGGTGAAAGAGTTTTCTAAAGACAATCACTGAAATAAGAAGAGGAGGCGTTGATAGGATTAAGGTGGCTGGTGCCTTTCCCAGTGAAGagtgggctggggaggagtTGGAATAACAAAGACCCAGGCAGTTCAGCTTCCCTGTGTGTGGGTAAACCACAAATGGCCTCTGCTAAGggcccagcctgggctctgctgtaACTCAGTGGGCACTGCCTGCAGGTAACAGACACTGAACACAGCCTGAACTTGCCGACTTCTAGGACAGAGAGCAGGCTCAGCAGACCACTGAACGTGAACCTCTCCCCCCAGAGAGGTGAGGAAGCCAATTCAAATGAACGTAGGATGTATGTTGCAGGGGGTTCCATGTGAAGGGGCTACCTGTAGCAGGCGTAAGGGGAAGACTGCAAGTCCTGAGTACCTCAGCCCATGGggaaaaagggagagggaaatttGTGTCTGGGAATTGAGGACGAAAgggaagctgtgcttccagcagTGTGAGAGACCCCAGAGGGATCTGTCCCAGGGACTCTGCCTTTATTCCATGAAGTTTTGTAGGACTCCCCTGTCTGCATTGTGAGCAAACTTTTACACTGGGCTAATCCTCCAGACGCACCTCAGCAACCCATGTGACAAAAGCACTTTGGTTTCTTTATTTACAGCACAGAAAATAGGATTTGAAGGGCTCCTTGGCACGGTGACTCCTCCCGGGCAGAGTCCATTTCCACCTGGACGTCTGAATCGTGTTGATGGGCACATTTGGTGGCACCAAGATGGATCTCGATGACATAGAGGAtgtagaggtgctggagggttgTGGGCTGGGTGGACGCCCCACAGTTGATGTCTCCTGTGGGCTGGCTGCATGCTCCAGGGTACCTGTCTCCAGTGGGCTCGGAGGATGCTCCACTGCTACTGCCTCCGGTGGGCAGACTGAGACTttggctgtgtcagggcagctCCTCTCAttctccaggctggaggggaagcTTCCTGTCTCCAGCTGGTGTgctggatctgcagagcctttcctgtagagagaggaggctgctcaagtcctcagctgcagctggcaagctCTGCCCAACCACCAACTGACCActccacagcagcctgactAGAAATGCTTCGTGGCTTTGAGCAGCCATggaaggaagcagtggtggGGTAAAAGTCACGACTCACCCCATGGCTTTCTTCAGGCAAGAACAGCACAATACCAATACAAGTATCAGGAGAAAGGGGGATCCTACTACGGTGAGCAGAAAGGGTGCTCCCCAGTGCTGCAAATGTTGCACATCGACCTTGAATTGCTCTTGCCCAGGAGTGTCAGCGTTCCCACTGATGGCCACATCTAGAGGAGCAATGGGAGTGTTAGTCCATCCTGTGCGGCActgccaagctggcagcacatTTTCTCTGCCAGGAagttctcttcccctccccccaaatcCCCCCACCAGTGCCTAGCGACACACAGCTAAGGCAGGGTGAAGGGCACCCACCCTGGCCTCCTTCCAGTTGCTTCAGCACTATCTGTAGGGTTTTCAAGCCTTCAAGGGATGTCTTTGCTCCTTCACCTGAGTATTTGCCCGTTGGAGGCCCTAAAGAGAAAGGGTTTATCTGAGTTTCACATGGCTGAAACACAGAAAAGCAGTGCTTGGCTTTGGTCAGGGCAGCAGAACTCACCCCTGCGATGCCCAcgtggctgtggagcaggaggctggggaagagctgcagaagtgctCTTGAGGTTCCCATCTGAAAGTAAACAGCCAGAGAAGCTCCAGTCAGCTCCTGTCATCTGCCTGGGCACAACTGAAGCCCAGGAGCCATCGGGGGCTCAGCCGAGCAGAGGGCACCCCGGAGAGGTCTGCGTCGTCACCCTGCCGAGGTGGCCAGCTGGGTGCCCCTTGGGCTTGCAGCTGGCAAGGGCAGtgcagacactgctgcagaaggcagtggcactgaggggCATCCAAAGCCGGGCACGGAAGGTTAATGGCTCCCAAGCACTGATCTGTGGCGTTGTTGCCAGGCTCAAGTACAGGCCAAGGCACTGGGCAGCTCTCAAGCCTGACAGGCTCTTAAGGCTCCTGCCACGCTGTCCCTGTTTCTGCCTTCAGGGAACAAAGGGACACTGCGAGCTTACCTGCAGGCTGCCCCAAGGGCTCCACACCAGCGTCCAGCCGAGCAGCTGGAGGACGCCTCAATGCGTGACCCCCATCTAGAGGCaagcagaggggagaagggtTTCAGTGCCTGTTGGCATCCACTCCTGcctcagacagctgcaggcactggaaggggaTCAGGTAAGAAGGTGGCAGCCAGACCTAGGCGGCCAGCTCTGGCAAAGCTGCTCAGGGTGgcctggcacctcctggctggcagcttagccgctctgcacacacactgccaggccgtgcccagcagccctgcaggagcagtggatggcCCGACAGACGGCGCCGGGGGCTTTCTCCCTGCGAGAGCTCTCAGGCACGGAGAGGAAGCCCTCCCGGctgaagcaggggagcaaaagcctgcagcccaggcttctcggcgggcagagcctgctggccacGAAAGGCTGCCCCAGCGCCGCTTGCTTACCTGCTCCCCACGCTCGCAGTGGAGCAGCGTGGAGAGGCCTGGCTTGGAGGGCCacgaagaggaggaggaggaggaggaggaggaggtggtggctcAGGGCCATGGCTCCTGCTCTCGCACCACCCCCAAACTGCTGCCGCTGCTTGCTGCCGCCGCGTGCCACGTCTGTGGTCctcgctgccgccgctgccgccgctgtgcgcagtgagcagcaggggcagtgcgcttgcttttcacagcctgcggGGCACCTGGGTGCTTGTGACATCAGAGCCGCTGCTGTGACATCAGCGCTCCCTTGTGAGCTCACCGCCGTGCTGAGGCTGCCGGCAACTGCCggcactgcagccctggagacctgctggagtgcagctggggatgctccactgcagcctggctggcatCATGGAGGTGAGTCTCTGCGGACCTGACAGCTAAGCACTGGGTTTCTGGGTTTCATTTGTCTTAAACTCAGCTCAATAGTTTTGGTTGAGTTCCTTCTAAGAGCAAATCACCTCAGGGAGGTAGGAAAGAAGTCCCCAGACGCCCCTGAAATCCTACTGAGAATGCTGGAGGAACTGGAGAGTGCACAGGGAGGGTgggtgccctctgctctgccttagcTGTGAGCCTCTCAGAGGGTGGCAGTGTGTCTTTAGCACTGGCACGGGGGACAAGAGGACATCCTGGCAGAGAAAatgtgctgccagcttggcagTGCTACACAGGATGGACTAACACTCCCATTGCTCCTCTAGATGTGGGCAAGGACATCCGTGAGAACACTGACACTCGTTGGCAAGAGCTCTTCAACATCAAGTTGCAGATTGTGCAGTACCTGAAAGCAGTCTTTGTAGTCTGTGTAGTAGCAGCCACCTTTTTCCTGATACTTGTAttggtgctgtgctgcacagcagcctgctacTGCCTGAAGAAAGCCATGGGGTGAGTCGTGACTTTTATGCCCCCCACTGcttccctccagggctgctcaaAGCCACGAAGCATTTCTAGTCAGAGTGCTGTGGAGCAGTCACTTGGTGATTGGGCAGaacctgccagctgcagatgaggacttgagcagcCTCCTCTCTCTACAGGAAACGCTCTGCAGATCCAGGACACAAGCTGGAAACAGGCAGCTTCCTTTCCAGTCTGAAGAACAAGAGGagctcccctgacacagctcaaATCTCAGCCAAAGAGCAGATGCCAGAGCAGCCATTGAAGACAGCACAAGTGGAGCATCCACCCAGCCCACTGGAGacagtggcagaggagcagccacgCAGATCACAGGAGCCAGTGCCACAAAGGCATCCATCCAGCACACTGGagacagtggcagaggagaatCCATGGAGATTACGGGAGCCAGTGCCACAAAGGCGTCCACCCAGCTCACTGGagacagtggcagaggagaatCCATGGAGATTACGGGAGCCAGTGCCACAAAGGCGTCCACCCAGCACACTGGAGacagtggcagaggagcagccacgCAGATCACGGGAGCCAGTGCCACAAAGGCGTCCATCCAGCACACTGGAGCCACCTCCAGAGGAGTATCCACGCAGATCATGGGACTCAGTGCCACAGAGGCACCCACCCAGACCTCAGCACTCCATGTCAGCCAGATCCACGGTGGGGCCACCGAGCTCCCCGAGCAAGACCTTTCAGCAGCCCAGTCAGCAATGGAGCCATTCGGCATCCTCCCACCGCACCAGTCAGCACAGCAACCGAGACTAAGGCTCCTCCTGTTTGTGCTGTGAAGAAATCAAAGTGGGTTTGTGACATGGCTTGGTGAGGGCTGCAAGGAAGATTGGTCCAGTCTAAAGGTTTCTTCACAATGGAGACAGAGGAGCCCTGTGAAACGGCATTTGAATGGAGAGTGCAGGGGACTGATCCCCGTGGGGAGCATCCACCCAGGACACCGAAGACAGTAGCTGTTGTGTTTGTGtactaccttttaccttgtgtatttctgtctgtagctgtatagattgcaaatacctgcttgtatgttgtgctaagctgtcactataaagcttcattccttaattcccagctcggctgagtctagtctgggtgattgtcTTAagtggggggtgtggggtgtgggggggcaggtaactcccaaaccatcacaggaacaCACTGAATAGTGCCAGTTTCAAGCATTACCCAGTAtctgtgaccaggaccctcagcagatactacccctttgataggtttgccCCCCCAGAAGCAGGAGCAAGCCACACACTTttccccagtagattccttttgCAGcccacaggaactccatctccctcaactacaggcaacagggcagagtgagcaggaccagctcatTCCCCGCTTGAAATCCAACACTGCCGTTGTCAGATTTGATTTCTGCTCCCAAGGCTTCCAAAAGGTCCCTTCCCCATAGTGCCTTAGGTGCTTTGGGGCATATACACGAATTGATGTGTGCCCCAAGACTGCCCCAATTTATACTTAAGAGGCCTTTTGGCCTGTAGTCCCTGCCACAGAAACACTGCTTTCATCAAGAGGCACCCAGGCTTGAGTCAACACTGGAAAAGTTGCTCCTGTGCCTACTAAGAATTCTAattgcctttcctttctccctagCCTCCTTATAACCAGGGGGTCTGCTAGGGTAGGCCACCCTGGGCTGCCCTGTTCTGCTTCCTGCAGTAGTGCTTGCAAATGCTGCTTGGACTTCTTTCTCTGGCTGCTGTGGAGCGGTCAGTTGGTGGTTGGGCAGagcttgccagctgcagctgaggacttgagcagcctcctctctctacaggaaaggctctgcagatccagcACACCAGCTGGAGACAGgaagcttcctctgcagcctggagcacaagagcagctgccctgacacagctcaaGTCTCAGTCTCAGAGCAGATGCCAGGAGCCCAGAGGTCAGCTGCACACCGCGAGCAAACCTCAGCACTCCTGCTCTGAGAGGTGGAATTCCTGGCAGTGAGTTCCTGGAAGGCTCCTTTCCATCTCCTCACAGGGGAGAGCTTCGAAAAGCATCTGTCCCAAACTTTGGGCTCCATCACGTGCAGCACCACACAAGGCCTTGGTGGTCACAGCTTGGTGAGCAGCTCATCCCTTCCACCCACCCATTTATCGATGAGCTTTGGTCCTCTCCATGGCTGGGAAAATGTGGCCTGGAGATGTGCTCCTGCCCTACCTAGTACCAGCAAAAGTATGCAGTGACCcttccagctgccagctctgggatgagtgtcccagcacagcccagtacTGAAGCTGTCTCTTGTGgctcagtgctgagtgcagaggcaggattgcttccctggccctgctggccacaccgttGCTGGCCCAGGCCAGTATGCTGgcggccttcctggccacctgggccccccctggctcatcttcagccagagGTCAGCGCAACACCCCAGGCCTTTCCATattgcagtttccagccaccctgccccaggcctggagcACTCGTGGGCATGCTgtgagccagctgcagggccCAGCACCTGGCCCTGTTCAGCCCCAtccagcagggctcagctcatCCATGCAGCCTGTGCGGGTCcgtctgcagagccttcctatgTGCCAGCAGGTGAGGACTCCCACCCAGCTCAGTGTCCCTGCAAAGCCAGGGTGCCCTGGCTCTTGTCGAGCTCAGCCCCTGTCCAAACACTCGGTACGCTGCAGAGGGGAAAGCCTCAGCCTAGTTGCTCAAgtgccaccagagctgcagaggcaccGTGTGCTGACAGCCCCGGTGGCAGTGAGGGCACtaaggcagagctgtgtcctTAGCAAGGAAAAGGCCTGCAGAGGAAAGGCCAGCTAACGGGGATTCCCTGCATCCTCCTCTCGGATGTGTCCACAGGGATCTTTCCCCGAATCAACAGAGTGCCTTTCAAaggcagcaaggagcaggaggagccagGCACAAGCCCAGCTCGCAACCCTTGGCACAGTGCACAGGCACAGTGGGTACTGGCTCCACAGCTCTCCgcccaggcagctgtagagccTCATTTGAGTGGAGGTGGGATGCCTGCCGCAGGCAGTGTGCACGCAAGGGGGACGCTGGAGCAGGTGGAGCGGGCAGGCTGCGCACTCCAAGCACCCCCAGcaggggggaaggaagagggtCAGGCACGCGGAGGATTTTAGGACAGCAGGAGGCTGCGTTCTCCTGCAGTCGCAGGCAGCCCGCAGGGATCTGCCCGTGGGCTCTCCCTTTATTCAAACGAGCTTTCGCAGGGCTCCTCTGTGAGCAtcagcctgcagagacaggcagctTCCTTACGGGAGGGAAGCACAGGCACGTCCAGGGCCGACAGCACAGGTGTCAAGGAGATGGATCCCAGCCCCGGCGGGCGCATCCCCAGCtgcactccagcaggtctccagggctgcagtgccGGCAGTTGCCGGCAGCCTCAGCACGGCGGTGAGCTCACAAGGGAGCGCTGATGTCACAGCAGCGGCTCTGATGTCACAAGCACCCAGGTGCCccgcaggctgtgaaaagcaagcgcactgcccctgctgctcactgcgcacagcggcggcagcggcggcagcgagGACCACAGACGTGGCACGCGGCGGCAGCAAGCAGCGGCAGCAGTTTGGGGGTGGTGCGAGAGCAGGAGCCATGGCCCTgagccaccacctcctcctcctcctcctcctcttcgtGGCCCTCCAAGCCAGGCCTCTCCACGCTGCTCCACTGCGAGCGTGGGGAGCAGGTAAGCAAGCGGCGCTGGGGCAGCCTTTCgtggccagcaggctctgcccgccgagaagcctgggctgcaggcttttgctcccctgcttcagCCGGGAGGGCTTCCTCTCCGTGCCTGAGAGCTCTCGCAGGGAGAAAGCCCCCGGCGCCGTCTGTCGGgccatccactgctcctgcagggctgctgggcacggcctggcagtgtgtgtgcagagcggctaagctgccagccaggaggtgccaggcCACCCTGAGCAGCTTTGCCAGAGCTGGCCGCCTAGGTCTGGCTGCCACCTTCTTACCTGAtccccttccagtgcctgcagctgtctgaggCAGGAGTGGATGCCAACAGGCACTGAAacccttctcccctctgcttGCCTCTAGATGGGGGTCACGCATTGAGGCGTCCTCCAGCTGCTCGGCTGGACGCTGGTGTGGAGCCCTTGGGGCAGCCTGCAGGTAAGCTCGCAGTGTCCCTTTGTTCCCTGAAGGCAGAAACAGGGACAGCGTGGCAGGAGCCTTAAGAGCCTGTCAGGCTTGAGAGCTGCCCAGTGCCTTGGCCTGTACTTGAGCCTGGCAACAACGCCACAGATCAGTGCTTGGGAGCCATTAACCTTCCGTGCCCGGCTTTGGATGcccctcagtgccactgccttctgcagcagtgtctgcaCTGCCCTTGCCAGCTGCAAGCCCAAGGGGCACCCAGCTGGCCACCTCGGCAGGGTGACGACGCAGACCTCTCCGGGGTGCCCTCTGCTCGGCTGAGCCCCCGATGGCTCCTGGGCTTCAGTTGTGCCCAGGCAGATGACAAGAGCTGACTGGAGCTTCTCTGGCTGTTTACTTTCAGATGGGAACCTCAAGagcacttctgcagctcttccccagcctcctgctccacagccacgTGGGCATCGCAGGGGTGAGTTCT
This genomic interval carries:
- the LOC135182206 gene encoding uncharacterized protein LOC135182206, with amino-acid sequence MSQAPRCPAGCEKQAHCPCCSLRTAAAAAAARTTDVARGGSKQRQQFGGGARAGAMALSHHLLLLLLLLLFVALQARPLHAAPLRAWGADGGHALRRPPAARLDAGVEPLGQPADGNLKSTSAALPQPPAPQPRGHRRGPPTGKYSGEGAKTSLEGLKTLQIVLKQLEGGQDVAISGNADTPGQEQFKVDVQHLQHWGAPFLLTVVGSPFLLILVLVLCCSCLKKAMGKGSADPAHQLETGSFPSSLENERSCPDTAKVSVCPPEAVAVEHPPSPLETGTLEHAASPQETSTVGRPPSPQPSSTSTSSMSSRSILVPPNVPINTIQTSRWKWTLPGRSHRAKEPFKSYFLCCK
- the LOC135182573 gene encoding uncharacterized protein LOC135182573 — encoded protein: MSQAPRCPAGCEKQAHCPCCSLRTAAAAAAARTTDVARGGSKQRQQFGGGARAGAMALSHHLLLLLLLFVALQARPLHAAPLRAWGADGGHALRRPPAARLDAGVEPLGQPADGNLKSTSAALPQPPAPQPRGHRRGPPTGKYSGEGAKTSSEALKTLQRMLEQLERGQGVAKVRSGSADSPVSAASSTAQSVPVPLPGKNPTGLPVGQSNSASLPASSTHAPTHGTVVPLQRTSSAPLQPGWHHGGESLRT